The following proteins are co-located in the Silene latifolia isolate original U9 population chromosome 1, ASM4854445v1, whole genome shotgun sequence genome:
- the LOC141616103 gene encoding osmotin-like protein: MANMSLLTLLYILPFLTLTQAQSELILTIVNNCPFTIWPAIQPNSGSIVLEKGGFALSTLTHRSFRAPNTHWSGRIWARTDCTYSTGQFKCATGDCGGRLECHGLGGATPATLAQFSLHHGQKDQSSYEVSLVDGFNLPMTVTPHEGKGLCPVVGCKPNLLQNCPEPLKFRGNGGHGPVLGCKSGCEAFNTDALCCRGHYNSRETCSESEFSRYFKHACPATFTYAHDSPSLMHDCSSPRELKVIFCH; this comes from the coding sequence ATGGCAAACATGTCTCTTCTAACACTCCTTTACATACTACCCTTCCTCACTTTAACTCAAGCTCAAAGTGAGCTAATCCTAACCATAGTAAACAACTGCCCCTTCACAATCTGGCCAGCAATCCAACCCAACTCCGGTTCCATAGTCCTCGAAAAAGGCGGTTTTGCTCTCTCAACCCTAACCCACCGCTCATTCCGAGCCCCCAACACCCACTGGTCCGGTCGTATCTGGGCCCGAACCGACTGCACTTACTCGACCGGCCAATTCAAATGCGCTACCGGCGATTGCGGGGGTCGCCTCGAGTGTCATGGACTCGGAGGCGCTACCCCCGCAACTTTAGCCCAGTTCTCGCTCCACCACGGTCAAAAGGACCAATCTTCTTACGAAGTTAGTCTCGTTGACGGGTTTAACCTCCCTATGACCGTTACCCCACACGAGGGTAAAGGTCTTTGCCCGGTTGTCGGGTGTAAGCCTAATTTACTACAGAACTGCCCCGAACCGTTGAAGTTTCGGGGCAATGGCGGTCATGGACCGGTTTTAGGATGTAAAAGCGGGTGCGAGGCTTTTAACACTGATGCGTTATGTTGTAGGGGTCATTATAATAGTCGAGAAACTTGTTCCGAGTCGGAATTTAGTAGGTATTTTAAGCATGCATGTCCTGCTACTTTTACGTATGCTCATGATAGTCCTTCTCTTATGCATGACTGTTCTTCACCACGTGAGCTTAAGGTTATTTTCTGTCACTAG